The Stutzerimonas stutzeri DNA window CGTGCTCGAATGCGGCAGCTTTTCCGCTGCCGCGCGCCGGCATGGCCTGACGCCCTCCGCCGTGGCGCGGCGAGTCGATGCGCTGGAAGCGGCGCTGGGCTGCCAGCTGTTCAGCCGCAGCACCCATGCCGTGCGGGCAATGCCTGCCGCCCTTGCCTTCGCCGAGCGCGCCCGGCGCATCGTTCAGGAACTGCACCTGGCCCGGGCCGAGGCGACATCCCTGGACAGTGCACCGGAAGGCCGCATCCGCATCGACGCACCGGCGCCGTTCGGGCGGCGACATCTGGCGCCGGCCCTCGCCGAGTTTCTGCAGGCCTATCCCGGTGTGGATATCCAGTTGCGGCTGATCGACAGCTTCGTCGATCTGCATGGCGAGCACCTCGGCGAGGTCGATCTGGTGCTGCGCATCGGCCCACTCGCCGATACGCGCCTGGTCGCCACGCCCCTGGCGCCGATGGTGCGCATCGTCTGCGCCAGCCCGGCCTACCTGGAGCGTCGCGGCGTGCCGCTGACCCCCGAGCAGTTGCCTGAAC harbors:
- a CDS encoding LysR family transcriptional regulator → MLPDALSAQLELFIDVLECGSFSAAARRHGLTPSAVARRVDALEAALGCQLFSRSTHAVRAMPAALAFAERARRIVQELHLARAEATSLDSAPEGRIRIDAPAPFGRRHLAPALAEFLQAYPGVDIQLRLIDSFVDLHGEHLGEVDLVLRIGPLADTRLVATPLAPMVRIVCASPAYLERRGVPLTPEQLPEHDGLDWDALAPPHAWRFERNGRSQLLRPGRLRMVANNAEALLAGALAGLGIAHLPTWLISEYLLRGELLPLFCEGGLPQPEASGIYALRLTREADSRTRLLLEFLKSRFGPVPPWDQALNSGLKRE